Proteins from a genomic interval of Phlebotomus papatasi isolate M1 chromosome 3, Ppap_2.1, whole genome shotgun sequence:
- the LOC129806675 gene encoding UDP-glycosyltransferase UGT5-like — MKWFSIICVMCLVPLAWSANILVLEGVPSPSHHIFITTLSQALAARGHNVTSITSDLDDYKTPNLTYLYLDKLKEYLESPAFQEIDMLEYGTMNPWLSALFMPWYIVDFLDSEIQSTGFRQLLDYPDDFEFDLVLYDYLLGPALLPFVHKFKNPPLVGLTAFYSPSTTANFVGSVFNPAFVPYGYIDTFTVTSFWSRLNNYLLHVVDYVIREHIMTRIFEYHLKKDFPGMTSITELQQQMKLVIMNRDPITDHIEPTLPNVISAGGMQIQALKALPQDLEDIMASAKKGVVLFSLGTNMRSDTIGEKRITEIIGAIREFPDYTFIWKFESSFPLEVPNNLIIRKWVPQNEILAHPNTKLFITHCGLLSTQEASWHGVPMVGMLIFVDQFLNIQKSIEFGVAVTIKLATITSDSLKDAIQQVLNNPTYRQKAQLRSKLFQDQSETPLERAIWWCEYILRNPDVSVLKSRSMDLNLLQRQSIDVIAFLTIVTLVLFLIFTYIIWKIIKRCSRKAARKGNRKGKLE; from the exons ATGAAGTGGTTTAGCATAATTTGTGTGATGTGCCTTGTGCCTCTTGCATGGAGTGCCAATATTTTGGTACTGGAGGGCGTTCCCAGTCCCAGTCACCACATTTTCATTACCACACTATCCCAAGCATTGGCGGCTCGGGGCCACAATGTTACGTCTATCACTTCAGATTTAGATGACTACAAAACACCCAATCTCACGTATCTCTATCTGGACAAATTGAAGGAATATCTGGAGAGTCCAGCTTTTCAGGAAATAGACATGTTAGAGTATGGCACAATGAATCCGTGGTTATCTGCCCTCTTTATGCCTTGGTACATTGTGGACTTTCTTGATTCTGAAATCCAATCGACTGGTTTTAGACAACTTTTAGACTATCCAGATGACTTTGAATTTGACTTGGTGCTGTATGACTATCTTCTTGGTCCAGCTCTTCTGCCTTTTGTACATAAATTCAAAAATCCACCTCTTGTGGGCCTTACTGCCTTCTACTCCCCCAGCACAACAGCTAATTTCGTTGGTTCCGTCTTCAATCCGGCATTCGTCCCTTATGGTTACATTGATACCTTCACGGTTACTTCCTTCTGGAGCAGACTCAATAACTATCTCCTGCATGTGGTTGATTATGTTATAAGAGAGCATATCATGACACGTATCTTCGAATATCATCTGAAGAAGGACTTCCCAGGGATGACTTCAATCACTGAACTGCAGCAGCAAATGAAGTTAGTCATCATGAATCGAGACCCAATCACTGATCACATTGAACCAACGCTCCCAAATGTCATTTCTGCCGGTGGAATGCAGATTCAGGCACTCAAGGCACTTCCTCAG GATTTAGAGGATATCATGGCATCTGCAAAGAAAGGTGTGGTACTTTTCTCTCTTGGAACAAACATGAGGAGTGACACCATTGGCGAGAAGAGAATAACAGAGATTATTGGTGCCATCCGTGAATTTCCTGACTATACATTTATATGGAAGTTTGAGTCATCATTTCCATTGGAAGTGccaaacaatttaattattcgAAAATGGGTGCCACAGAATGAGATTCTGG CTCATCCAAATACAAAGCTATTCATCACTCACTGTGGATTACTGAGTACTCAGGAAGCATCTTGGCATGGTGTTCCTATGGTGGGAATGCTTATTTTTGTAGATCAATTCTTG AACATCCAGAAATCCATTGAATTTGGAGTAGCTGTGACAATTAAATTGGCCACAATTACGTCTGATTCCCTCAAGGATGCCATTCAGCAAGTTCTGAACAATCCAACATACCGGCAGAAAGCACAACTGCGGTCGAAGTTGTTCCAGGATCAATCGGAAACGCCCCTTGAGAGAGCTATTTGGTGGTGTGAGTACATCCTTAGGAATCCAGACGTGTCAGTCCTGAAGAGCAGGTCTATGGACTTGAATCTTCTGCAAAGGCAATCGATAGACGTAATAGCCTTCCTGACCATTGTCACACTCGTACTTTTCCTCATATTTACGTACATTATTTGGAAGATCATCAAAAGGTGCAGCAGAAAGGCCGCAAGGAAGGGCAACAGAAAGGGGAAACTTGAGTAG